The following are encoded in a window of Sutcliffiella horikoshii genomic DNA:
- a CDS encoding phosphocarrier protein HPr, protein MAEKTFKVTADSGIHARPATQLVQTAGKFDADVNLEYNGKSVNLKSIMGVMSLGIPQGAEIKIVAEGSDESEAISAIEETLKSEGLGE, encoded by the coding sequence ATGGCAGAAAAAACATTTAAAGTAACAGCAGATTCAGGAATTCACGCACGTCCGGCTACTCAATTGGTACAAACTGCAGGTAAATTCGATGCAGACGTAAACCTTGAGTACAACGGTAAATCTGTTAACTTGAAATCCATCATGGGTGTAATGTCTCTTGGAATTCCTCAAGGTGCGGAAATTAAAATTGTTGCAGAAGGTTCTGATGAGAGTGAGGCAATTTCTGCAATTGAAGAAACTTTGAAATCAGAAGGGTTAGGGGAATAA
- a CDS encoding YqzE family protein, with protein MKTNDYVKYVTQQLVTYMDQPKEVKREQRQLKKQERSPIAFQLFGVIPYAIMMLFKKKKSGV; from the coding sequence ATGAAAACAAATGATTATGTGAAATATGTGACACAGCAGCTTGTCACCTACATGGATCAGCCGAAAGAAGTAAAGCGTGAGCAAAGGCAACTGAAAAAGCAAGAGCGTTCGCCCATCGCCTTTCAGCTCTTCGGTGTGATTCCTTATGCAATCATGATGCTTTTTAAAAAGAAAAAAAGTGGAGTATGA